In one window of Candidatus Scalindua sp. DNA:
- a CDS encoding 4Fe-4S dicluster domain-containing protein, whose translation MSDKATGKRAASRKEMFKPLSRRSFLKAGALGSLLIGGTSAAMLPLRKFKNDTSLEAFFQQHYERLTPGRMERILKRIENEVKERHGIEASVTDPKPIPGVQFAYALNISRCVGCRRCVHACVEENNQSRDPEIQYIRVLEMPNGTFDVEKSNHYYAPDTVPTDGKYYMPVQCQQCENPSCVKACPVGATWKDDDGIVVIDYDWCIGCRYCEAACPYWARRFNFADPEIPKEQINPEMAYLGNRIRPKGTMEKCTFCLGRVRNGLLPKCAEACPAGARQFGNLLDPDSVIRHILREKRVYVFKEEVGTRPKFYYWFDK comes from the coding sequence ATGTCTGACAAAGCTACCGGAAAGCGCGCCGCAAGCAGGAAGGAGATGTTTAAACCCTTAAGCAGGAGAAGTTTTCTCAAAGCAGGTGCTTTGGGTTCACTTTTAATTGGAGGCACCAGTGCGGCAATGCTTCCGCTTCGCAAATTTAAGAACGATACATCACTGGAGGCCTTCTTCCAGCAGCACTATGAACGTCTTACCCCGGGAAGAATGGAAAGGATACTGAAACGCATTGAAAATGAGGTAAAAGAGCGGCACGGAATAGAAGCCAGCGTGACAGATCCAAAACCAATCCCTGGCGTTCAGTTTGCATATGCGTTAAATATCAGCCGTTGTGTGGGATGCCGACGTTGTGTGCATGCCTGTGTTGAGGAAAACAATCAATCAAGAGACCCTGAAATCCAGTATATCAGAGTACTGGAAATGCCGAATGGTACTTTTGATGTTGAAAAATCTAATCACTATTATGCTCCGGATACTGTACCCACCGACGGGAAATATTATATGCCGGTCCAGTGTCAGCAGTGCGAGAACCCGTCATGCGTAAAAGCCTGTCCGGTGGGAGCAACATGGAAAGATGATGATGGTATTGTTGTAATTGACTATGACTGGTGTATTGGCTGCCGATATTGCGAAGCAGCGTGTCCCTATTGGGCGCGCCGATTCAATTTTGCTGATCCAGAAATCCCAAAGGAGCAGATTAATCCCGAAATGGCATACCTTGGCAATCGAATTCGCCCTAAAGGAACCATGGAAAAATGTACCTTCTGTCTCGGGAGGGTGCGCAATGGACTCCTTCCAAAATGTGCCGAGGCGTGCCCAGCCGGTGCAAGGCAATTTGGAAATCTTTTGGATCCCGATAGTGTTATCAGGCATATATTGCGGGAAAAAAGAGTATATGTATTTAAAGAGGAAGTGGGAACTCGGCCAAAGTTCTATTACTGGTTTGATAAATAG
- a CDS encoding DUF1080 domain-containing protein — protein MLNSTLNCGDVTFHWTDNGTAVSQWWLHVGTMQGENDILDRDMGGLTSCTVTGIPEDGSTVYLRLWYKSEGTWKSAYFQYTACGGGGCAGFEEYWSDNDNAPDWIRDSGTWRVDDDGCGRGSDDSCWSDYYHTDGVSNKSSTSTYNAIYSNFDFSAELKRGSIGNNKVIRLLVRASGAVMSNGKPANSYSFQIRNSGKYSIYKTLGGVTKELQGWTLSSAINTNEHNSNILRVVAHGDSLTFFINGRLVWSGHDTSLASGRVGFGFASDTSTDGLSVNWAKLDCLQ, from the coding sequence ATGCTTAATTCGACATTAAATTGTGGTGATGTGACCTTTCACTGGACAGACAACGGAACCGCAGTAAGTCAGTGGTGGCTGCATGTGGGGACCATGCAGGGAGAAAATGATATTCTTGACAGAGATATGGGAGGACTTACATCCTGCACCGTAACTGGAATACCAGAAGATGGGAGCACGGTTTATCTGCGGCTCTGGTATAAATCGGAAGGTACCTGGAAATCTGCTTATTTCCAATATACGGCTTGTGGAGGTGGTGGATGTGCTGGCTTTGAAGAATACTGGTCCGACAATGATAATGCGCCAGACTGGATTCGTGATTCCGGTACCTGGAGAGTTGATGACGATGGTTGTGGACGTGGAAGTGATGATAGTTGCTGGTCTGATTATTATCATACAGATGGTGTGAGTAACAAGTCATCAACATCCACTTATAACGCTATCTATTCAAACTTTGATTTCAGTGCAGAATTAAAACGAGGTTCAATTGGGAATAATAAAGTTATCCGTCTTTTAGTGAGGGCAAGCGGAGCCGTTATGAGTAATGGCAAACCGGCTAACTCCTATTCGTTTCAGATCAGAAATTCAGGTAAATATTCCATATATAAGACTCTAGGTGGAGTCACCAAAGAGCTTCAGGGCTGGACGTTATCATCTGCCATAAACACAAACGAACATAATTCGAATATACTGCGGGTCGTTGCACACGGTGACAGCTTGACGTTTTTTATTAACGGCAGACTTGTCTGGAGTGGCCACGACACCTCTCTTGCATCAGGCAGGGTAGGGTTTGGCTTTGCCAGTGATACTTCAACAGACGGCCTCTCGGTAAACTGGGCAAAACTGGATTGCCTGCAATGA
- the accD gene encoding acetyl-CoA carboxylase, carboxyltransferase subunit beta, whose product MPDGLWTRCEGCKSVVYKKKVEEKLSVCPECNFHFRIPTSERIKIMLDEGSFEEYWKDMSPVDPLNFKDRISYKDRVKMEKKKTGLNEAATAGKGTIEGKEVIFVVTDPSFIMGSMGSVVGEKIARAAEKALELRLPIIIVSGSGGGARMHEGAFSLMQMAKTSFVLSRLHEAGILFVSILTDPTLGGVMASYASQADIIVGEPGALVGFAGPRVIRETIKKTLPKGFQTTEFMLEHGFIDMIIERGRLKQELSKILEFCDSVH is encoded by the coding sequence ATGCCCGATGGTTTGTGGACAAGATGCGAGGGATGCAAGAGTGTGGTCTACAAAAAGAAGGTGGAAGAAAAACTCTCCGTCTGTCCTGAGTGTAATTTCCACTTCAGGATCCCCACATCTGAACGGATAAAGATTATGCTCGACGAAGGGAGTTTTGAAGAATACTGGAAAGATATGTCACCTGTTGACCCCCTGAACTTTAAAGACCGCATCAGTTATAAAGACAGGGTGAAAATGGAAAAGAAAAAAACCGGTTTAAATGAAGCTGCCACAGCCGGGAAGGGAACGATTGAAGGAAAGGAAGTCATCTTTGTTGTAACCGATCCAAGTTTTATCATGGGGAGTATGGGATCTGTTGTTGGAGAGAAGATAGCTAGGGCGGCTGAAAAGGCACTGGAACTAAGATTACCGATTATTATTGTCTCCGGTTCCGGAGGTGGCGCAAGAATGCACGAAGGGGCCTTCTCTCTTATGCAGATGGCAAAGACCAGCTTTGTGCTGTCTCGATTACATGAAGCAGGCATTCTCTTCGTCTCAATACTAACCGATCCCACACTCGGTGGTGTAATGGCAAGTTATGCATCACAGGCAGACATAATAGTTGGTGAACCCGGCGCTCTTGTAGGATTTGCAGGGCCAAGGGTAATAAGGGAAACCATAAAGAAAACTCTACCAAAGGGGTTTCAGACAACAGAATTCATGCTTGAACACGGTTTCATTGATATGATAATTGAGAGAGGCAGGCTGAAGCAGGAGCTTTCAAAAATTTTAGAATTTTGCGATAGTGTGCACTGA